From a single Rhodospirillaceae bacterium genomic region:
- a CDS encoding pyridoxine 5'-phosphate synthase, protein MTIPLRLGVNIDHVATIRNARGGIHPDPVDAAKLAVKAGADGITAHLREDRRHISDNDITRLCNEVDKPLNFEMAATDEMLEIALGHVPHAACIVPEKREERTTEGGLNVVSGHNRLMPYVDVLVKAGIRVSVFIEPDIGQLDGAKALGAPVVELHVGAYCDSTGADQEREFARIVAAAAHAEKIGLECHAGHGLTFDTVAPVAAIQTIAELNIGHFLIGEAIFIGLEDSIHSMRRLMDEARASA, encoded by the coding sequence ATGACCATACCTTTGCGTCTGGGGGTCAACATTGACCACGTCGCCACCATCCGCAATGCCCGTGGCGGCATTCACCCCGATCCTGTTGACGCTGCAAAGCTGGCCGTGAAGGCGGGCGCCGATGGCATCACCGCCCATCTGCGTGAGGACCGTCGGCATATCTCCGATAACGACATCACCCGCCTGTGCAACGAAGTCGACAAACCCCTGAATTTTGAAATGGCCGCGACCGATGAAATGTTGGAAATCGCCTTGGGCCATGTTCCCCACGCCGCCTGTATTGTTCCTGAAAAACGCGAGGAAAGAACGACGGAAGGTGGGCTGAATGTGGTTTCAGGCCACAATCGCCTGATGCCCTATGTTGACGTTCTGGTAAAGGCCGGCATTCGGGTTTCAGTGTTTATCGAGCCCGACATTGGCCAGCTTGATGGCGCCAAAGCACTGGGAGCGCCAGTTGTTGAACTGCATGTCGGGGCCTATTGCGATTCGACGGGTGCTGATCAGGAAAGAGAATTCGCCCGTATTGTGGCCGCCGCCGCTCATGCAGAAAAAATCGGCCTTGAATGCCACGCCGGACACGGCCTTACTTTTGACACCGTCGCCCCGGTCGCTGCCATCCAGACAATTGCCGAGCTCAATATTGGCCACTTTCTTATTGGCGAGGCCATCTTCATCGGCCTTGAAGACAGTATCCATTCCATGCGCAGGCTCATGGATGAAGCGAGAGCATCGGCTTAA
- a CDS encoding DUF2062 domain-containing protein gives MPGSSHTIAAGFACGAAISFTPFVGLHFVFGGICAWAIRANIMASIIGTAVGNPWSFPFIWTLIYNLGVWMGAGGNGSAASDPDFPTIFSSCMDALLRFDLVYLMETAWPVLWPMFIGGIPAFAIVWMVFYFTLRPLIDNYQAKRREQRMRKEIETKIQETEQ, from the coding sequence TTGCCGGGCTCATCTCATACCATTGCCGCTGGTTTTGCCTGTGGTGCAGCGATCTCATTTACCCCCTTTGTCGGCTTACATTTTGTTTTCGGTGGTATCTGTGCGTGGGCTATTCGCGCCAATATCATGGCCTCGATCATTGGCACAGCCGTTGGCAACCCGTGGTCGTTCCCTTTTATCTGGACGTTGATTTATAACCTGGGCGTCTGGATGGGGGCAGGGGGCAATGGTTCGGCGGCCAGCGATCCTGATTTTCCGACAATCTTTTCATCCTGCATGGACGCTTTATTGAGGTTCGATCTGGTTTACCTTATGGAAACCGCGTGGCCCGTGTTATGGCCTATGTTTATTGGCGGGATACCGGCTTTTGCCATCGTCTGGATGGTGTTTTATTTTACCCTTAGACCGCTCATAGATAACTATCAGGCCAAACGCAGAGAGCAAAGAATGCGCAAAGAAATAGAAACCAAAATACAGGAAACAGAACAATGA
- a CDS encoding bifunctional (p)ppGpp synthetase/guanosine-3',5'-bis(diphosphate) 3'-pyrophosphohydrolase: MIRQFELVDLVKSYDPNADEKALDRAYVFSMKAHGNQKRASGDPYFLHPLEVAGILTEYKLDGSTIITALLHDTIEDTLATQEEIDKLFGKEVGRLVDGVTKLTRIEMQSDHAKQAENFRKLLLAMSDDIRVLLVKLADRLHNMRTLHYIKNEEKRLRIAMETMEIYAPLAERIGMQEMKNELEDLAFSQTNPEARRSIMARLEFLREEGSDLVSRIKTELTQTLAKAGIKVEIRGREKLPFSIWRKMQHKDVAFEQLSDIMAFRVLVGSVEDCYHALGIIHSAYRVVPGRFKDYISTAKPNGYRSLHTGVLGPEQHRIEIQIKSHEMHDIAENGVAAHWTYKQKTGKTEGRQYRWIRELLDILDHAASPDEFLEHTKLEMYQDQVFCFTPRGDLINMPQGATPVDFAYAVHSEVGDRCVGAKVNGRMIPLRKELRNGDQVEILTSKVQTPSPTWERFVVTGKARARIRRFVHSQEREQYQQLGRAILQRAFREEGYEYADKALSGVLKVFNQGSTDDLTSQVGAGHIHARDIVEAVFPGSKKKRDQNVVPLTKAKSKTGKKKSQNAIPIKGLIAGMAVHYAGCCHPLPGDRIVGIITTGKGVTIHTIDCDSLETYADTPERWLDVSWQQQTETPDIYVGRVHLTVINEPGVLGTLSMVIGKNGGNISNLKIINRSQEFYDLLIDIEVENLKHLTEIIAALRATPAIDMVERARG, from the coding sequence ATGATCCGGCAATTTGAACTTGTCGATCTGGTAAAATCTTACGACCCCAATGCGGATGAAAAGGCGCTTGATCGCGCCTATGTTTTTTCCATGAAGGCGCACGGAAATCAAAAGCGCGCCTCGGGTGATCCCTATTTCCTGCATCCCCTGGAAGTTGCCGGCATTCTGACCGAATACAAGCTGGATGGTTCAACCATCATCACGGCACTTCTGCACGACACCATCGAAGATACCCTGGCGACCCAGGAAGAAATCGACAAGCTGTTCGGTAAAGAAGTTGGCCGCCTGGTTGACGGGGTCACCAAGCTGACCCGCATTGAAATGCAGTCGGACCACGCCAAGCAGGCCGAAAACTTCCGCAAATTGCTGTTGGCGATGTCCGATGACATTCGCGTCTTGCTGGTCAAGCTGGCTGACCGTCTACACAACATGCGCACCCTTCATTACATAAAAAACGAAGAGAAGCGTTTGCGCATCGCCATGGAAACCATGGAAATTTATGCGCCGCTGGCCGAGCGCATCGGTATGCAGGAAATGAAAAACGAACTCGAAGATCTGGCTTTCTCACAAACCAATCCAGAGGCTCGCAGGTCGATTATGGCGCGGCTGGAATTCCTGCGTGAAGAAGGCAGTGATCTGGTTTCGCGGATCAAGACGGAATTAACGCAAACCCTGGCTAAGGCCGGAATAAAGGTAGAAATCAGGGGCCGGGAAAAACTGCCGTTCTCCATCTGGCGCAAGATGCAACACAAGGATGTCGCCTTCGAGCAATTGTCCGACATTATGGCTTTCCGCGTGCTGGTTGGTTCGGTCGAAGATTGCTATCACGCCCTTGGCATCATCCACAGTGCTTACCGGGTCGTTCCGGGACGCTTTAAGGATTACATCTCGACGGCCAAGCCAAATGGCTACCGCTCCCTCCATACAGGGGTGTTGGGGCCTGAACAGCACCGTATTGAAATCCAGATCAAGTCTCATGAAATGCATGACATCGCTGAAAACGGTGTCGCCGCCCACTGGACGTATAAACAGAAGACCGGCAAAACCGAAGGGCGGCAGTATCGCTGGATCAGGGAATTGCTTGATATTCTTGACCACGCCGCCTCACCCGATGAATTTCTTGAGCATACCAAGCTGGAAATGTATCAGGATCAGGTCTTCTGCTTCACCCCGCGTGGTGATTTGATCAATATGCCGCAAGGGGCGACACCCGTTGACTTTGCCTACGCCGTCCATTCGGAAGTGGGCGACAGGTGTGTTGGCGCAAAGGTCAATGGCCGGATGATCCCGTTGCGCAAGGAGTTGCGAAATGGTGATCAGGTTGAAATTCTGACCTCAAAGGTTCAGACCCCGTCACCGACGTGGGAGCGATTTGTCGTAACCGGCAAGGCGCGTGCCCGTATTCGTCGCTTTGTTCATTCCCAGGAACGTGAACAGTATCAACAACTGGGCCGGGCGATCCTGCAGCGGGCTTTTCGCGAGGAAGGTTATGAGTACGCCGATAAAGCGCTCTCTGGTGTGCTCAAGGTCTTTAATCAGGGATCGACAGATGACCTGACATCACAGGTCGGGGCCGGACACATACACGCCCGCGACATTGTTGAAGCCGTATTTCCCGGCAGCAAGAAGAAACGCGATCAGAATGTTGTCCCCCTAACCAAGGCAAAGTCGAAAACAGGCAAGAAAAAATCGCAAAACGCCATTCCCATCAAGGGCTTGATTGCCGGTATGGCCGTTCATTACGCGGGATGCTGTCACCCGCTGCCAGGGGACAGGATCGTTGGCATCATTACCACAGGTAAAGGCGTCACCATTCACACCATCGATTGCGACAGCCTTGAAACCTATGCCGATACGCCTGAACGCTGGCTTGATGTATCCTGGCAACAGCAAACAGAAACACCTGACATTTATGTTGGTCGCGTTCATTTGACGGTGATTAACGAACCTGGTGTTCTGGGCACGTTGTCCATGGTTATCGGCAAGAATGGCGGCAATATTTCTAATCTTAAAATCATTAACCGGTCGCAGGAATTTTATGATCTTCTGATCGATATCGAGGTCGAGAACCTTAAACACCTGACAGAAATCATCGCCGCCCTGCGTGCCACCCCAGCTATTGATATGGTCGAGCGTGCACGGGGATAA
- a CDS encoding DNA-directed RNA polymerase subunit omega, protein MARVTVEDCVLKIPNRFDLVMLAAQRARNITAGAGLTIERDDDKNPVIALREIADETIEIDELQESLIKGLQQHVETEEPEEDDMDLLSVQQDQDGDEEGANPPMEKLSSMYEDADLSANPNDEATTKGA, encoded by the coding sequence ATGGCCCGCGTTACAGTTGAAGATTGCGTTCTAAAAATTCCCAATCGTTTCGATTTGGTGATGCTGGCTGCCCAAAGGGCCCGTAATATCACTGCTGGCGCAGGCTTGACCATCGAAAGGGATGATGACAAGAACCCGGTTATAGCGCTTCGCGAAATCGCCGATGAAACCATCGAAATCGATGAATTGCAGGAATCCCTGATCAAGGGTCTGCAACAGCATGTCGAAACGGAAGAGCCCGAAGAAGATGATATGGACTTGTTGTCTGTTCAGCAGGACCAGGACGGCGATGAAGAAGGCGCAAATCCGCCCATGGAGAAACTTTCTTCCATGTACGAAGATGCCGATCTGTCGGCTAACCCGAATGACGAGGCGACCACAAAGGGCGCGTGA
- the folK gene encoding 2-amino-4-hydroxy-6-hydroxymethyldihydropteridine diphosphokinase, producing MSSENPVTKSQSPILIGIGANLSSKQWGSPRATCEAALKALKQAGLVILEQSNWYKSAPVPISSQPWFINGVIAVETSIEPTGLLALMAGIEADFGRTREHRNAARTLDLDLIAYGETITGWDDDETAELIIPHPRMNERGFVLLPLQEIAPDWSHPVLLLSLDEMIAALDPDQQTIRDKSSKNG from the coding sequence ATGAGCTCAGAAAATCCTGTAACGAAATCCCAATCACCAATTCTGATTGGCATTGGCGCCAACCTTTCCAGTAAGCAGTGGGGCTCTCCACGGGCGACTTGCGAGGCAGCGCTCAAAGCCTTGAAACAGGCCGGCCTGGTCATTTTAGAACAGTCCAATTGGTATAAATCAGCGCCCGTCCCCATTTCATCACAACCCTGGTTTATCAATGGCGTTATCGCCGTTGAAACGTCTATAGAACCCACCGGGTTGCTGGCTTTGATGGCCGGTATCGAGGCTGATTTCGGGCGTACTCGCGAACACAGAAACGCCGCCCGAACGCTGGACCTTGATCTGATTGCATATGGCGAAACGATCACCGGTTGGGATGATGACGAGACAGCAGAGTTGATCATTCCACACCCGCGCATGAATGAGCGGGGGTTCGTGCTTTTGCCGTTACAGGAAATCGCCCCTGACTGGTCGCATCCGGTCCTGCTCCTGTCATTGGATGAAATGATTGCCGCCCTTGATCCCGATCAGCAGACAATTCGTGACAAAAGCAGCAAAAATGGCTGA
- a CDS encoding NYN domain-containing protein, which produces MIIYKDEKIALFIDGSNLYAAARALGFDIDYKQLLKIFQGEGRLVRALYYTALLEDQEYSPIRPLVDWLDYNGYTMVTKPTKEFTDSAGRRKIKGNMDIEIAIDALEMCEQLDHIVLFSGDGDFRRLVEAVQRRGTRVSVVSTVRSHPPMAADELRRQADAFIELDDLREKIARSSNAQGNDDHPPHPDEEDFNLESA; this is translated from the coding sequence ATGATTATTTACAAAGACGAAAAAATTGCACTTTTTATTGATGGATCCAATTTGTACGCAGCGGCGCGGGCGCTGGGCTTTGATATCGACTACAAACAGCTGCTGAAGATATTTCAGGGAGAAGGACGTCTGGTTCGTGCGCTTTATTACACGGCGCTTCTGGAAGATCAGGAATACTCTCCGATCAGACCGCTTGTCGACTGGCTCGATTATAACGGTTACACCATGGTCACCAAGCCGACCAAGGAATTTACCGATTCAGCCGGGCGGCGTAAAATCAAGGGCAATATGGACATCGAAATCGCCATTGATGCGCTGGAGATGTGCGAACAACTTGATCATATCGTGTTATTTTCCGGTGATGGCGACTTCCGGCGGCTTGTTGAGGCCGTGCAAAGGCGCGGAACCCGGGTCAGCGTTGTCAGCACCGTTCGTTCGCACCCCCCCATGGCAGCCGATGAATTACGCCGACAAGCCGATGCCTTCATCGAACTTGATGATCTGCGTGAAAAAATTGCCCGTTCTTCCAACGCTCAAGGCAATGATGACCACCCGCCTCATCCTGACGAAGAAGATTTCAACCTGGAATCTGCTTGA
- a CDS encoding uracil-DNA glycosylase, translated as MSDQPEHECPLCPRLLAYRNDNRQRFPDWHNGPVVSFGSPDACLLIVGLAPGLKGANRTGRPFTGDVAGDLLYPTLIKFGLAHGTFGAEPDDGLELRDCRITNAVRCAPPQNKVTGPEIAACRPFLSTEIANMKKLKVILALGVVAHGAVLSCLGEKKSAIPFAHAARHQLTGGLTLMDSYHCSRYNTNTGRLTTEMFEGVFNSLVGEIRGDRLS; from the coding sequence GTGAGTGACCAGCCTGAACACGAGTGCCCGCTATGTCCGCGCTTACTCGCCTACCGAAATGACAATCGCCAACGGTTTCCCGACTGGCACAATGGGCCGGTTGTCTCCTTTGGCAGCCCGGATGCTTGCCTTTTGATCGTCGGATTGGCACCTGGCCTGAAAGGCGCCAACCGCACCGGACGACCATTTACCGGCGATGTTGCCGGTGATTTGCTCTATCCAACACTGATCAAGTTCGGCCTGGCCCACGGAACATTTGGGGCGGAACCAGATGACGGCCTTGAATTGCGCGACTGCCGGATCACCAATGCCGTTCGCTGCGCCCCACCCCAAAACAAGGTAACGGGACCGGAAATAGCGGCTTGCAGGCCCTTCCTTTCGACCGAGATTGCCAACATGAAGAAACTAAAAGTAATTTTAGCACTTGGTGTTGTCGCCCATGGCGCTGTGTTGTCATGCCTTGGCGAGAAAAAAAGTGCGATCCCCTTCGCCCACGCTGCCCGCCACCAGTTAACGGGTGGCCTGACCCTGATGGACAGCTATCACTGCTCGCGCTACAACACCAATACGGGTCGTTTGACGACTGAAATGTTTGAAGGCGTCTTTAATAGTCTTGTGGGGGAAATTCGTGGAGATCGTTTGTCTTGA
- the thrH gene encoding bifunctional phosphoserine phosphatase/homoserine phosphotransferase ThrH has product MEIVCLDLEGVLVPEIWINFAERTGIDELRATTRDIPDYDQLMAQRLAILDQHDLGIEDIQKVIATMAPMEGALEFVESLRTRYQVVILSDTFYEFAKPLMAQLNWPTLFCHRLHVENARISGYTLRMADHKRAAVMAFKTLNFKVFAAGDSYNDTAMLEEAELGVLFQAPDNVIAEFPHLPLSHSYQELSEIFEKAKAG; this is encoded by the coding sequence GTGGAGATCGTTTGTCTTGACCTTGAAGGGGTGCTGGTTCCTGAAATCTGGATCAATTTTGCCGAACGAACCGGCATTGATGAATTGCGGGCAACCACCCGCGATATACCTGATTATGACCAGTTGATGGCCCAGCGGCTGGCCATTCTTGACCAGCACGATTTGGGGATTGAGGACATTCAGAAAGTTATCGCCACCATGGCCCCTATGGAGGGTGCCCTTGAATTCGTTGAAAGCCTGAGAACCCGCTATCAGGTTGTCATTTTGTCAGACACATTTTACGAATTTGCCAAACCTCTGATGGCGCAGCTCAACTGGCCTACGTTGTTTTGCCATCGCCTGCATGTAGAAAATGCCAGAATATCTGGTTACACATTACGTATGGCCGACCATAAACGGGCCGCTGTAATGGCCTTTAAGACATTGAATTTCAAGGTTTTTGCTGCCGGTGATTCCTACAACGACACAGCCATGCTGGAAGAAGCCGAACTGGGGGTCCTGTTTCAGGCACCCGACAATGTCATTGCCGAATTCCCTCACCTGCCCTTAAGTCACAGCTATCAGGAATTGAGTGAAATTTTTGAAAAGGCCAAAGCCGGTTAA
- a CDS encoding helix-turn-helix transcriptional regulator, with translation MANASLHNFRNSWRIKFLGGSLIVLLVCEILLILDVVSESLYFDFDIYSEYHGIIEASAVFFLGLTLIVLGADFWRLIIENRQFRSLLGIASGEFLFILGGKFTDWKLSVSEREVALLLIKGLSIQEIADIRETKTGTIKSQCSAIYRKAEVKGRNELVAYFVEDLLSGESLSDIMNALPPQVEGANS, from the coding sequence ATGGCCAATGCCAGCCTTCATAATTTTCGCAACTCCTGGCGAATTAAGTTCCTTGGGGGCTCATTAATCGTATTACTGGTTTGTGAAATTCTGTTAATTCTCGATGTCGTCTCCGAGTCTCTGTATTTTGATTTTGATATATACAGTGAATATCACGGCATTATTGAAGCTTCGGCGGTTTTTTTTCTTGGTTTGACGCTGATCGTCCTCGGGGCCGATTTTTGGCGCCTCATTATTGAAAACCGTCAATTCCGATCACTCCTTGGTATCGCCTCGGGCGAGTTCCTGTTCATCCTTGGCGGCAAGTTTACAGACTGGAAACTTTCTGTTTCGGAACGCGAGGTCGCCTTGCTGCTGATCAAAGGCTTATCGATACAGGAAATCGCCGATATCAGAGAGACCAAAACGGGCACCATCAAAAGCCAGTGCAGCGCCATTTACAGGAAGGCAGAGGTTAAAGGCCGCAATGAACTGGTCGCCTATTTTGTCGAAGACCTGCTGTCAGGCGAGTCGTTGAGTGATATCATGAATGCCTTGCCTCCTCAGGTAGAGGGTGCCAATTCTTAA